A genomic region of Dreissena polymorpha isolate Duluth1 chromosome 4, UMN_Dpol_1.0, whole genome shotgun sequence contains the following coding sequences:
- the LOC127880300 gene encoding uncharacterized protein LOC127880300: MDLFVVKSKQVKLYNGDVDIKDPTPSTDETDVQGSLTKGSLQYHHPSLIQSFPKLTPHLASSFAMVSSKAVSNNSSSTSKQSLKRTSCSASQRIFKSVSIPDLAELPHPNELFGYKRTPGKVKRRPAMSSVEQHIQELHTKMAKLSRDSAKSHDPDSKQTANGFPDKKRRHSLENDEITKNPKQTAIELEKVQNSPIFTFKFHQYLEE, translated from the exons ATGGATTTGTTTGTTGT GAAATCGAAACAAGTGAAATTATACAATGGTGATGTTGACATCAAAGACCCCACTCCGAGTACTGATGAAACCGATGTCCAGGGAAGTCTTACCAAGGGCAGTCTGCAGTATCATCACCCATCTCTGATTCA GTCATTTCCAAAGCTGACACCTCACTTGGCAAGTTCCTTTGCAATG GTTAGCAGCAAGGCAGTGTCCAACAATAGTTCTTCAACATCAAAGCAGTCTCTCAAAAGGACCTCGTGCTCTGCATCTCAACGCATCTTCAAGTCGGTCTCTATCCCTGATCTTGCAGAGTTGCCCCACCCTAATGAGCTCTTTGGATATAAACG AACTCCAGGAAAGGTCAAGAGAAGACCTGCTATGTCGTCTGTGGAGCAGCATATACAAGAACTGCATACAAAGATGGCCAAACT ATCAAGAGATTCAGCGAAGTCACATGATCCAGACTCAAAACAAACTGCCAACGGATTTCCTGATAAAAAACGCAGACATTCGTTAGAAAACGATGAAATTACAAAG AACCCAAAGCAGACTGCAATAGAGCTGGAAAAAGTGCAGAACTCGCCAATTTTCACATTCAAATTTCATCAATATCTGGAAGAATGA